One genomic region from Phoenix dactylifera cultivar Barhee BC4 unplaced genomic scaffold, palm_55x_up_171113_PBpolish2nd_filt_p 000046F, whole genome shotgun sequence encodes:
- the LOC103711576 gene encoding chromatin remodeling protein EBS-like — protein sequence MAKTKPGKKDLDSYTIRGTNKVVRAGDCVLMRPADSDKQPYVARVEKIEADHRGNVRVRVRWYYRPEESIGGRRQFHGAKELFLSDHYDVQSAHTIEGKCVVHSFKNYTKLENVGTEDYFCRFEYNAATGGFTPDRVAVYCKCEMPYNPDDLMVQCEGCKDWFHPSCMGMTIEQAKKLDHFLCSDCSTDDDAKRSLNAFPVSPPSEPKVESKRRKR from the exons ATGGCGAAGACGAAGCCGGGGAAGAAGGATTTGGATTCCTACACCATCAGAGGCACCAACAAGGTCGTCCGAG CGGGGGACTGCGTGCTGATGCGGCCCGCGGACTCTGATAAGCAGCCGTATGTCGCACGGGTGGAGAAGATCGAGGCGGACCACCGTGGGAACGTGCGCGTCCGGGTGCGGTGGTACTACCGGCCGGAGGAGTCGATCGGTGGGCGGCGCCAGTTCCACGGGGCCAAGGAGCTCTTCCTCTCGGACCACTATGACGTGCAGAGCGCCCACACCATCGAGGGCAAGTGCGTCGTCCACTCCTTCAAGAATTATACCAAGCTTGAGAACGTCGGCACCGAGGATTACTTCTGCCGCTTCGAGTACAACGCTGCCACTGGGGGGTTCACTCCCGACCGGGTCGCCGT GTACTGCAAGTGTGAGATGCCGTATAACCCGGATGACCTCATGGTCCAGTGTGAGGGATGCAAGGACTG GTTTCATCCGTCATGTATGGGCATGACTATCGAGCAAGCTAAAAAATTAGACCACTTTTTATGTTCAGATTGTTCCACCGATGATGATGCCAAGAGATCTTTGAATGCTTTTCCTGTCTCACCACCTTCTGAGCCTAAG